One window of Acidiferrobacteraceae bacterium genomic DNA carries:
- a CDS encoding mechanosensitive ion channel yields the protein MVLEGVISRRIKDSRTRYSFRKTAQILFIVVSFIVVLRIWVPNPQALLVAYGLVAAGVAIALQDVFKNFAGVLAILLSGIYRVGDRIEINSRLGDVIDIGLFYTTLIELREWVDGDQTTGRITSLPNGQVLSYPVHNYTKDHNFLWDEIALPVTHDSNWKKAMEVVQSVVEEQTSESTHRAEQEISNLGEKYFLSKRNIEPSVFVTPTDNWIMLRIRYVVDVRERRLVRNELSKLMLERIQQAPDITIASETLTVTNIPPPA from the coding sequence TTGGTCCTGGAAGGCGTGATCAGCCGCCGGATCAAGGATTCGAGGACGCGCTATTCCTTTCGCAAGACCGCGCAGATTCTTTTCATTGTTGTTTCCTTCATTGTTGTTCTGCGAATCTGGGTGCCCAATCCGCAGGCTTTGCTCGTGGCGTACGGGCTGGTTGCCGCAGGTGTTGCAATCGCCTTGCAGGATGTTTTCAAGAATTTCGCCGGGGTTCTTGCGATTCTATTGAGTGGAATCTACCGCGTAGGGGACAGGATAGAAATCAATTCAAGACTTGGCGACGTGATAGATATTGGTCTGTTCTATACGACCCTGATCGAATTGCGCGAGTGGGTGGACGGTGATCAGACAACCGGGCGCATTACCTCCCTGCCGAATGGCCAGGTCCTCAGTTACCCGGTACATAACTACACGAAAGATCACAATTTCCTTTGGGATGAGATCGCGCTGCCGGTCACGCACGACAGCAACTGGAAGAAGGCGATGGAAGTTGTTCAGTCAGTTGTGGAGGAACAGACGAGTGAAAGCACCCATCGTGCCGAGCAGGAGATCTCGAATCTTGGAGAAAAATACTTTCTGTCAAAACGAAACATTGAACCGTCGGTCTTTGTCACTCCCACTGACAACTGGATCATGCTGCGCATCCGCTATGTGGTCGACGTTCGGGAACGGAGGCTCGTGCGAAATGAGCTCTCAAAACTCATGCTTGAAAGAATACAGCAAGCTCCTGACATAACCATAGCTTCAGAAACGCTCACGGTGACAAACATTCCACCACCAGCATAG
- a CDS encoding STAS domain-containing protein, translating to MSDELIIKVSHMEGRVPVAVIHVVGDVDANTHQALDAKVDEVMAAGAENVLLDLTKVAYMSSAGFRSMHRLHTLTGEKGGVVKLLNPADEVKRLMKAMGFDTEMSAHTDLGQAIDAF from the coding sequence ATGAGTGACGAATTGATCATCAAGGTTTCGCATATGGAGGGTCGCGTTCCCGTGGCCGTCATTCATGTGGTAGGCGACGTCGACGCCAATACGCACCAGGCGCTGGACGCCAAGGTCGACGAGGTCATGGCCGCTGGCGCCGAGAACGTCCTGCTGGACCTGACCAAGGTCGCCTACATGAGCAGCGCCGGCTTTCGTTCCATGCATCGCCTGCACACACTGACCGGCGAGAAAGGCGGTGTGGTCAAGCTCCTGAATCCTGCCGACGAAGTCAAACGCCTGATGAAGGCCATGGGCTTCGACACCGAGATGTCGGCCCACACGGATTTGGGCCAGGCAATCGACGCGTTCTAG
- a CDS encoding glycosyltransferase family 39 protein, translated as MQKERRLPAEDHKKRLAAVLAITLGLKLFLAWLIPVTGDEAYFFLWGQNPALGFYDHPPMVGWFLTPLMALGDALWWLRLPTILITTGIGWGMYRLLRGVDQERALLAATLYLLAPATVIGVPITTDTPLILWSFLSALCFYRAQEKDHWGWYLAAGVFLGLAFLSKFFAGILGLAFVAYLALFVRRGWRPWVGIVLVVLGTVPFIALNLAWNYDHCWDNYLFNLFNRTRGHHASITGPLLYVLMWFYLATPPVFVYLVRGRSRVREMMRAERLGLFAALILVAASLFALLSIRQAVGLHWVLSFYPFLFIATGVVLSLRQLKISTWFMGLFTAIHVLVVIGLVVLPTSVFKPWKSPHQYIVLGVHTDEVLRALRPLGDGYLYATTNYSLSATLAYRGRRRVIVFGPGSEHGRQDDILTDFRTLEGKNILILQIHKPKRAYYASLFKSVAYHTITVEEAQYYVVLGQGFRYPAYRDGVLAKVRQRFYRIPKFLPCGACYMNDRYFQTDRSTEEAH; from the coding sequence ATGCAGAAGGAGCGCCGCTTGCCGGCCGAAGACCACAAGAAGCGGCTCGCCGCCGTACTCGCCATCACCCTGGGCCTCAAGCTGTTTCTCGCCTGGCTGATTCCCGTCACCGGCGACGAGGCCTATTTCTTCCTGTGGGGCCAGAATCCCGCCCTGGGTTTCTACGACCACCCCCCTATGGTCGGCTGGTTCCTGACGCCGTTGATGGCCCTGGGGGATGCCCTGTGGTGGTTGCGTCTACCGACTATCCTGATTACCACCGGCATCGGCTGGGGTATGTACCGCCTGCTGCGCGGGGTGGACCAGGAGCGGGCGCTGCTGGCGGCGACGCTGTACCTTCTGGCGCCGGCAACGGTGATCGGGGTTCCCATTACCACCGACACCCCTTTGATCCTCTGGTCCTTTCTCTCGGCCCTGTGCTTCTACCGCGCCCAGGAGAAGGATCATTGGGGCTGGTACCTGGCCGCGGGCGTGTTCCTGGGGCTCGCGTTTCTGTCCAAGTTCTTCGCCGGCATCCTCGGTCTTGCCTTTGTCGCCTACCTGGCGTTGTTCGTGCGCCGTGGCTGGCGGCCCTGGGTCGGCATCGTGCTCGTGGTACTGGGCACCGTGCCGTTCATCGCCCTGAACCTCGCATGGAACTACGACCATTGTTGGGACAACTACCTGTTCAACCTTTTCAATCGAACCCGTGGACATCATGCCTCCATCACCGGTCCGCTGCTGTACGTTCTGATGTGGTTCTACCTGGCAACACCGCCGGTTTTTGTCTATCTCGTCCGCGGGCGTTCGCGAGTGCGCGAGATGATGCGGGCCGAGCGCCTGGGTCTGTTTGCGGCCCTGATCCTGGTCGCCGCATCGCTGTTTGCCCTGCTTTCCATTCGCCAGGCCGTGGGCCTGCATTGGGTGCTGAGTTTCTATCCGTTCCTGTTCATTGCCACCGGCGTGGTTCTGAGCCTGCGGCAGCTGAAGATCTCCACATGGTTCATGGGCCTGTTTACCGCCATTCACGTGCTCGTGGTCATCGGGCTCGTGGTCCTGCCGACTTCGGTGTTCAAGCCCTGGAAGAGTCCCCACCAGTACATCGTGCTGGGCGTACATACCGACGAGGTGTTGCGGGCACTGCGTCCCCTGGGTGACGGGTATCTGTACGCGACAACCAACTACAGCCTGTCGGCAACATTGGCCTATCGTGGCCGTCGACGGGTGATCGTATTCGGACCTGGATCCGAACACGGTCGCCAGGATGACATACTGACAGACTTCCGTACGCTCGAAGGCAAGAACATCCTGATCCTGCAGATCCACAAACCCAAACGCGCCTACTACGCGAGCTTGTTCAAGAGCGTTGCCTATCACACCATCACCGTGGAAGAGGCGCAGTACTACGTTGTGCTGGGTCAGGGATTCCGCTATCCGGCCTATCGGGACGGGGTGCTGGCGAAGGTCCGTCAGCGCTTCTACCGAATCCCGAAGTTTCTGCCCTGTGGCGCCTGCTATATGAACGACCGCTACTTCCAGACTGATCGTTCGACGGAGGAGGCGCACTGA
- a CDS encoding lysylphosphatidylglycerol synthase transmembrane domain-containing protein — MGGGHGLADLLIVDAEPPGPATLSPRHVRALIVSLVVAALAYLLVSLWGGWHGVLQAGLRVGFGGIVAALALSLLNYGLRFVRWQYYLGLLEQAVPAATSLRIYLSGFALTTTPGKAGELVRSVLLATRGVPYRQSVAAFFSERLSDLIAVLLLAGGGALVFPHAGQLFALLVPAVAVLLLLLQAHGWLGQLKHWLQAHAGNRLLAFAGHLVDVILHSARLYAPAPLLIGLLLGVMAWAAEGLAFWLLAHWMGLSLSLETAVFIYAFSMLAGAVSFLPGGLGGAELVMIGLLALNGVARPEAVALTLLIRMTTLWFAVALGLAVLIRGR, encoded by the coding sequence TTGGGCGGCGGTCACGGTCTGGCTGATCTCCTGATCGTGGACGCCGAGCCTCCAGGCCCAGCCACCCTTTCGCCGCGCCATGTGCGCGCCCTGATCGTCTCGCTCGTCGTTGCGGCGCTGGCCTACCTGCTGGTGTCGCTGTGGGGTGGCTGGCACGGGGTATTGCAGGCGGGTCTGCGGGTGGGGTTTGGCGGCATCGTCGCTGCGCTGGCGCTTTCGCTTCTGAACTATGGCCTGCGCTTTGTTCGCTGGCAGTATTACCTTGGCCTGCTGGAGCAGGCCGTTCCGGCAGCAACCAGTCTCCGGATCTACCTGTCCGGATTTGCCCTTACGACCACGCCTGGGAAAGCTGGCGAGCTCGTGCGCAGCGTCCTGCTGGCGACACGAGGCGTACCGTATCGGCAGAGCGTGGCGGCTTTCTTCTCCGAGCGCCTGTCGGATCTCATTGCTGTACTCCTGCTCGCCGGGGGAGGGGCCCTGGTTTTCCCCCATGCCGGGCAGTTGTTCGCCCTGCTGGTGCCTGCGGTGGCGGTTCTGCTCCTGCTGTTGCAGGCCCACGGCTGGCTCGGCCAGCTTAAGCATTGGTTGCAGGCGCACGCAGGAAATCGCCTGCTTGCCTTTGCCGGGCATCTGGTCGACGTGATCCTGCACAGCGCGCGCCTGTACGCCCCGGCACCGCTCCTGATCGGGCTCCTGCTGGGCGTGATGGCATGGGCGGCCGAGGGTCTGGCCTTCTGGCTCTTGGCTCACTGGATGGGTTTGTCCCTGTCGCTGGAGACGGCTGTTTTCATCTACGCCTTCTCCATGCTTGCCGGGGCCGTGAGTTTTCTGCCTGGAGGCCTGGGGGGTGCCGAACTCGTCATGATCGGCCTGTTGGCCCTCAACGGCGTTGCACGACCGGAAGCGGTGGCACTGACCTTGCTGATCCGGATGACGACGCTCTGGTTTGCGGTGGCGTTGGGGCTGGCGGTTCTGATAAGGGGCAGGTAG
- a CDS encoding HAD-IB family hydrolase: protein MPPTEKPVVAAFDFDGTVTYRDTLFPFLRHVLGTGAFARRGVASLPVLAAYGTGLMANDVAKARTLSRFIGGMTLADLQALGATFARDNLPRLVRPRALERLRWHRQQGHRCVIVSASLDLYLEPWAAAMEIDEVLCTRLQVDSDQHVNGALATANCYGKEKLRRLEQAVGPRGDYILYAYGDSRGDRELLAAADHAWYRTMPGSRESV, encoded by the coding sequence GTGCCACCGACCGAAAAACCGGTGGTGGCGGCATTCGATTTTGACGGGACGGTCACCTATCGCGACACCCTGTTTCCCTTTCTGCGACATGTGCTGGGTACCGGCGCATTCGCCCGCAGGGGCGTCGCCTCCTTGCCCGTGTTGGCGGCCTATGGGACGGGCCTGATGGCCAACGACGTCGCCAAGGCGCGCACCCTGTCCCGCTTCATTGGTGGAATGACGCTGGCAGATCTGCAGGCCCTGGGCGCCACCTTTGCGCGCGACAACTTGCCGCGGCTGGTGCGGCCGCGCGCCCTGGAGCGCCTGCGCTGGCACCGGCAACAGGGTCACCGCTGCGTGATCGTCAGCGCGTCGCTGGATCTGTATCTGGAACCCTGGGCCGCCGCCATGGAAATCGATGAAGTACTTTGCACGCGATTGCAGGTGGACAGCGACCAGCATGTGAACGGGGCATTGGCGACCGCGAACTGCTATGGCAAGGAAAAGCTGCGCCGCCTGGAGCAGGCCGTGGGCCCGCGCGGCGACTATATCCTGTACGCCTATGGCGACAGTCGTGGAGACCGTGAGCTGCTGGCGGCGGCGGACCATGCCTGGTACCGGACTATGCCCGGATCGCGAGAATCAGTATAA
- a CDS encoding ATP-binding protein → MPGTKVGERLDVDADLNNLATIRQFVRRVATAAGLDRASADDLVLAVDEAVANIITHGYGKNGSSPIEVEAVPGNGAVTVHVRDRAPQYNPLEETAAPKLESPLKRRPPGGFGVYLIRKNTDRVEYRAREGGGNELIMVKNLP, encoded by the coding sequence GTGCCTGGCACAAAAGTCGGCGAACGTCTGGACGTCGACGCGGACCTGAATAACCTCGCGACGATACGCCAGTTCGTGCGACGGGTAGCCACAGCGGCGGGCCTGGATCGTGCAAGCGCGGACGACCTGGTCCTGGCCGTAGACGAGGCGGTAGCCAACATCATCACGCACGGTTACGGCAAGAACGGGTCCAGCCCGATCGAGGTGGAGGCTGTCCCCGGTAACGGGGCTGTCACCGTCCACGTTCGAGATCGCGCACCACAATACAATCCCCTGGAAGAGACCGCGGCGCCGAAACTGGAATCGCCGCTGAAGCGGCGGCCGCCTGGCGGGTTTGGTGTCTACCTGATCCGCAAGAACACCGATCGGGTCGAGTACCGCGCTCGCGAGGGCGGTGGCAACGAGCTGATCATGGTCAAAAACCTGCCCTGA
- a CDS encoding decaprenyl-phosphate phosphoribosyltransferase, translating into MTFLRHLLRMMRPHQWVKNLFIFTGLIFGHAWHDTHLVLLVVLAAIAFSFLSSGVYIINDIADVESDRAHPRKRHRPLAAGEIAVMAAAAAAVVLIVIAFGIGWYAGPTVAALLFAYLLINGGYSAGLKHVPILDVFIIAAGFMLRILVGTAGVGIAPSQWLLLCGLMVTLFLGFAKRRAELLVAVEQGSRTRKVLVQYDAPLLDVMIAITATSTVITYGLYTVNAETIRIHGTPYLIYTLPFVLYGIMRYIFRLHHHRRGEDPARELFTDPHLIATVLGWAAVTVWLIS; encoded by the coding sequence ATGACCTTCCTGCGCCACTTGCTCCGCATGATGCGGCCACACCAGTGGGTGAAGAATCTTTTCATCTTCACCGGGCTGATCTTCGGCCATGCCTGGCATGACACCCATCTGGTCCTTCTCGTGGTTCTGGCCGCGATCGCCTTCTCGTTTCTGTCCAGCGGCGTGTACATCATTAATGACATTGCCGACGTGGAAAGCGACCGTGCCCATCCGCGCAAGCGGCATCGGCCACTGGCGGCCGGCGAGATCGCAGTGATGGCGGCCGCGGCCGCCGCGGTCGTACTCATCGTGATCGCTTTCGGGATTGGCTGGTATGCAGGACCGACTGTGGCGGCGCTGTTGTTCGCCTACCTGCTCATCAACGGTGGTTACTCCGCCGGCCTCAAGCACGTTCCCATACTGGACGTGTTTATCATCGCCGCCGGCTTCATGTTGCGCATCCTGGTTGGCACCGCCGGTGTCGGAATCGCACCCTCGCAATGGTTGCTCCTGTGCGGGCTGATGGTGACCCTGTTTCTCGGCTTCGCGAAGCGTCGCGCAGAATTGCTGGTGGCGGTGGAGCAAGGCAGCCGTACGCGCAAGGTCCTGGTGCAGTACGATGCTCCGCTGCTGGATGTGATGATCGCTATCACCGCCACCAGCACGGTCATCACCTATGGCCTGTATACCGTAAATGCGGAAACCATCCGGATACACGGGACACCTTATCTCATCTATACCTTGCCGTTCGTTCTGTACGGCATCATGCGCTACATCTTCCGCCTGCATCACCACCGCCGTGGCGAGGATCCGGCACGTGAGTTGTTTACCGATCCCCATCTGATCGCGACCGTGCTCGGTTGGGCGGCGGTCACGGTCTGGCTGATCTCCTGA
- a CDS encoding FAD-binding oxidoreductase, with protein MRSRRMSLSGWGRFPVQECEVWRPERYHDLMLREGAMTLRGQGRSYGDAALNENGNVVLNARVNRFIEFSPDTGLLRTEPGVTLEEIVSVCLPHGWFLPVTPGTKYVSIGGCVAADVHGKNHFRDGSFGAAVQAFELLTADGARLSCTRDNNSELFFATLGGMGLTGVIGEVTLQLRRVESAWMKVRQKKSPDLERVFADLADGDPEDEYRVAWIDCLARGRHLGRSVTMSARHARMDDLSGTRRGQPLVVAPRRKRTLPFNFPGWALNSLSIGVFNHLYYAREGARGGPSVSDYDRYFYPLDAIAHWNRMYGKRGFVQYQCVLPSDTAFDGMREILERLSRSRRPSFLAVLKRLGEESGGLLSFPMPGYTLALDLPLRGRGLLPLLDELDRIVIEKGGRVYLAKDARLSAEAFRHMYPRLDDWLAIKGRIDPDNRFTSSLARRLGLEPPHG; from the coding sequence ATGCGCAGCCGGCGTATGTCCCTGTCCGGGTGGGGCCGTTTTCCGGTGCAGGAGTGCGAGGTCTGGCGGCCGGAACGCTATCACGACCTGATGCTGCGCGAGGGCGCCATGACCCTCCGTGGACAGGGGCGCAGCTATGGCGACGCGGCGCTGAACGAAAATGGCAATGTCGTTCTCAACGCGCGGGTGAACCGTTTTATTGAATTCAGTCCCGATACCGGCCTGTTGCGCACGGAGCCCGGCGTAACGCTGGAAGAGATCGTGTCGGTGTGTCTGCCCCATGGCTGGTTCCTGCCGGTGACGCCCGGGACCAAATACGTATCGATCGGCGGTTGCGTCGCTGCCGATGTACATGGCAAGAACCATTTCCGCGACGGCAGTTTCGGTGCAGCGGTGCAGGCCTTCGAATTGTTGACCGCCGACGGTGCGCGCCTTTCGTGCACGCGCGACAACAACAGCGAATTGTTTTTCGCCACCCTTGGCGGCATGGGCCTGACCGGTGTCATCGGCGAGGTGACGCTGCAGCTGCGTCGGGTTGAAAGCGCGTGGATGAAGGTGCGGCAGAAGAAGTCACCAGACCTCGAGCGCGTGTTCGCCGATCTCGCGGACGGTGATCCGGAAGACGAGTATCGCGTCGCCTGGATCGATTGCCTCGCCCGCGGCAGGCATCTCGGGCGCAGCGTGACCATGAGTGCGCGCCATGCCCGCATGGACGACCTCTCGGGGACCCGGCGCGGGCAGCCCCTGGTGGTCGCGCCACGCCGAAAGCGCACACTGCCGTTTAATTTTCCCGGATGGGCCCTGAACAGCCTGTCCATCGGGGTATTCAACCATCTGTACTACGCGCGTGAGGGCGCGCGCGGCGGTCCTTCTGTCAGCGACTACGATCGCTACTTCTATCCCCTCGACGCCATCGCCCACTGGAACCGGATGTACGGCAAGCGTGGCTTTGTTCAGTATCAGTGTGTGTTGCCCTCGGATACCGCCTTTGACGGCATGCGCGAGATTCTCGAGCGCCTGTCCCGCAGCCGGCGTCCATCGTTTCTCGCGGTCCTGAAACGCCTGGGCGAAGAGAGCGGCGGCCTGCTGTCCTTTCCCATGCCCGGCTACACCCTGGCCCTGGACCTGCCCCTGCGCGGGCGCGGGTTGCTGCCGCTGCTGGACGAGCTCGACCGCATCGTTATTGAAAAGGGCGGTCGCGTCTATCTGGCCAAGGACGCGCGCCTGTCCGCGGAGGCCTTTCGCCACATGTACCCGCGTCTGGATGACTGGCTCGCGATCAAGGGGCGTATCGACCCCGACAATCGTTTCACCTCCAGTCTCGCTCGCCGACTTGGCCTGGAGCCCCCCCATGGCTGA
- a CDS encoding SDR family oxidoreductase, translating into MAESTTGTVLVLGAGSAMARGIAAAFASHGHALYLAGRDLEELERIASDLRVRTGVDVDFGQFDALDTQSHAGFVQAVLAEVGALAGVVWAVGYMPAQEQALADFGEVQRIIDTNFTAAVSMLDVCSAHLEKESGGFLAVISSVAGDRGRQSNYYYGSAKGALTLYLQGLRNRLHSSGVRVLTIKPGFVDTAMTWGLPGLFLVASPEQVGRAVVRAVQRRRDVLYVPWFWRYIMLIIRHIPERVFKRLKL; encoded by the coding sequence ATGGCTGAGTCCACGACCGGCACGGTTCTGGTTCTGGGCGCGGGTTCGGCCATGGCCCGCGGGATCGCTGCGGCCTTCGCCAGTCATGGCCACGCGCTGTATCTCGCCGGCCGCGATCTGGAGGAACTGGAACGGATCGCGTCGGATCTACGGGTTCGAACCGGCGTGGACGTGGACTTCGGCCAGTTCGATGCGCTGGATACACAATCCCACGCGGGTTTCGTGCAGGCCGTGCTTGCAGAGGTCGGGGCTTTGGCCGGCGTGGTGTGGGCGGTTGGCTACATGCCCGCGCAGGAACAGGCCCTGGCCGACTTCGGCGAAGTACAGCGCATCATCGATACCAACTTCACGGCCGCCGTTTCCATGCTCGACGTCTGTTCTGCACATCTTGAAAAAGAAAGTGGTGGTTTCCTGGCGGTCATCAGCTCGGTCGCCGGTGACCGTGGGCGGCAGAGCAACTATTACTATGGTTCCGCCAAAGGCGCGCTTACCTTGTACCTGCAGGGTCTGCGAAATCGACTGCATAGCTCGGGCGTGCGGGTTCTGACCATCAAGCCGGGCTTCGTGGATACCGCCATGACCTGGGGTCTGCCGGGGCTGTTCCTCGTTGCCTCGCCGGAACAGGTGGGCCGGGCCGTCGTCCGCGCGGTGCAACGGCGACGGGATGTGCTCTATGTTCCCTGGTTCTGGCGATACATCATGCTCATAATCCGCCACATCCCCGAACGCGTGTTCAAGCGCCTGAAGCTGTAG
- a CDS encoding SpoIIE family protein phosphatase translates to MSDNPGFPPPRSLLRRSELFATADDEVLDLVAERLEKVTVVAGDSIVRKGEPGDAAYLVVSGKVRVHDGDLVLNFLQQGELFGELSALDDELRSASVTAQTDSTLLRLGRNSLYELFARYPDTATGVIQGLCRTLRHRVRDISSDRHQIDAFERELEIGRRIQGGFLPSELPQLQGWHIEADLRPAREVAGDFYDAFPVPDIGYTALLVGDVCDKGVGAALFMSLFRSLIRVLASEEETQTTASAALVRVVTRVNNYVATEHGRSSMFTTLFIALLKPETGELVYINAGHEPAFIMANGAPRARLEPTGPVVGLFAGASYGVESASLAPGEMLVVYTDGVTEARDDQHACFGEERLLEMLSRGVAGSGSVKKMIERIDVFVGDTAQSDDITILTATRD, encoded by the coding sequence ATGAGCGACAACCCCGGTTTCCCACCTCCCCGTTCCCTGCTGCGTCGCAGTGAACTTTTCGCCACCGCCGATGATGAGGTACTCGATCTCGTCGCCGAAAGGCTCGAAAAGGTGACAGTGGTCGCCGGGGACAGCATTGTGCGCAAGGGCGAGCCCGGAGACGCCGCCTACCTTGTGGTCAGCGGCAAGGTGCGGGTCCACGATGGCGACCTGGTGCTCAATTTCCTGCAGCAGGGTGAACTGTTCGGCGAACTGTCGGCGCTGGACGATGAACTGCGCAGCGCATCGGTCACCGCGCAAACGGACTCGACGCTGCTACGGCTTGGCCGCAACTCCCTCTACGAGCTGTTCGCCCGCTATCCCGATACTGCTACCGGTGTCATCCAGGGGCTATGCCGCACCCTGCGTCATCGGGTCCGGGACATCAGTTCCGATCGCCATCAAATCGATGCATTCGAGCGCGAGCTGGAGATCGGTCGTCGTATTCAGGGCGGATTCCTGCCATCGGAGCTACCGCAGCTGCAGGGCTGGCACATCGAGGCCGACCTCAGGCCGGCGCGCGAGGTGGCCGGGGACTTCTACGATGCATTTCCGGTACCTGACATCGGCTATACCGCGCTGCTTGTGGGCGACGTCTGTGACAAGGGGGTTGGCGCGGCACTGTTCATGAGCCTGTTCCGCAGCCTGATCCGCGTCCTCGCGAGCGAGGAGGAGACGCAGACGACGGCTAGCGCCGCGTTGGTGCGGGTGGTAACCCGGGTGAACAACTACGTGGCAACGGAACATGGACGCTCGAGCATGTTCACCACGCTGTTCATTGCCCTGTTGAAACCAGAGACGGGCGAACTCGTTTACATCAATGCCGGCCACGAACCGGCATTCATCATGGCCAATGGCGCACCCCGGGCGCGGCTGGAGCCCACAGGCCCGGTGGTGGGGCTGTTTGCCGGTGCCTCATACGGGGTGGAGTCGGCCAGCCTGGCGCCGGGCGAGATGCTGGTGGTCTATACCGATGGCGTGACCGAGGCCCGGGACGACCAACACGCCTGTTTCGGCGAGGAGCGCCTCCTCGAGATGCTGAGCCGAGGAGTGGCCGGCAGCGGCTCCGTGAAAAAGATGATAGAACGGATCGACGTCTTCGTCGGCGATACCGCCCAGTCCGACGACATCACCATACTGACCGCGACGCGCGACTAG